One genomic segment of Stigmatopora argus isolate UIUO_Sarg chromosome 1, RoL_Sarg_1.0, whole genome shotgun sequence includes these proteins:
- the usp19 gene encoding ubiquitin carboxyl-terminal hydrolase 19 isoform X4 translates to MSSSSGNGAAGRRGGAVNQQRGGGDHGSELASSASKKKQKDRANQESREAKRAAAAAEVDGVLAEVKKDIFVDWKQNANEVIIKLRCGESVQKLEDVNTTFTDTHCYVHFSDGREWSCQLQEEIEASCSRVQYKEKGGLLLLILHKKIPIHIWPSLKSNKKEKEVGPTQTKTVLVPEPRSVASESSECLKLPSLLAQHQSQDTPSPSCTASRYSGSKAERGVKRHLKNKQPSDKKSTDSVVDTFGARSAPATSCMPLPAKNGKLQPQESSAKCTIGNISRNTKEAKSLSKGHMDSAQIETSNVHLLATELRQTPRTNGDRNIDQLVCEQESTVSNMIEEAGEQYKTSDTQEKSSEPADSEQQLEVPVSTSGSLKTLDLKKCVDSGSLERSSDNTKTEAEKKAPFHESMQDTQTDQQVVSRGAVSVVSRDLSAQQEQSPSLTHIQGSCEGEEKCDQSKEEPPPSKIQEAPEPMVNVQSVKNDSYEKGTDLMVVNVYMKGICRNTSRVIFREQDFTLIFQTSDAHVLRLHPDCGPNTVFKWQVRLRNLIQPDQCSYSFTVSRVDINLKKRHSQRWEGLEAPATQVGGAKVAVPSSPACTEKSQPGSSQHSLPTKEEPPRVGEEKPKAPKAPSRVDDSGLETMTPRTVSDHVAITKSEPTVMTPKPTCMVQPMTHQLSVSNEHHEDEEEKKVCLPGFTGLVNLGNTCFMNSVIQSLSNTRELRDYFHDRGFESEINCNNPLGTGGRLAIGFAVLLRALWKGTHHAFQPSKLKAIVASKANQFTGYAQHDAQEFMAFLLDGLHEDLNRIQNKPYTETVDSDGRLDEVVAEEAWQRHKMRNDSFIVDLFQGQFKSKLVCPTCSKVSITFDPFLYLPVPLPQKQKVLSVFYFAKEPHRKPIKFLVSVSKENSSTAEVLDSISKSVRVKPENLRLAEVGKNCFQRMFLPSHSLDTVSSSDMLFCFEVLSKDLAKERVVLLRVQQRLQVPNVPISKCASCLKPPVSDEDKLKRCTRCYSVGYCNQGCQKTHWPNHKGHCRPNTENVGLPFIVSVSESRLSYSRLTQLLHGYSRFSVNVFQPPFQSGRTSPEISPVLAMQPAASPCGPSSGDEAMGGSSIVEQNECGSEKGTPMLDSRKLQTWTPVLDSGDTVSLTTSQTSLSTTQMSDSGFSESISSTSSGSLDTHVEKETSCEKAVRPEAAVAGYQQPNDATSGHAGQFYIILQDSNKEQRLDEKEDLLVDLPDDATVELVWKNNERLKEYVLVSSKELEYEEDPSSLSETARAGHFTLEQCLNLFTKPEVLAPEEAWYCPKCQQHREASKQLLLWRLPNILIIQLKRFSFRSFIWRDKINDMVDFPVRNLDLSKFCIGQKDEMQHPPIYDLYAVINHYGGMIGGHYTAYARLPSDKNSQRSDVGWRLFDDSTVTMVEESQVVTRYAYVLFYRRRNSPVERLPRFLRPVGADSPPAMGATTSQATSQSLFVADLDSEVPPTLTSDVPGGVFAHSGDCATASYSNMEDVD, encoded by the exons ATGTCCAGCAGCAGTGGTAATGGGGCCGCAGGCCGACGCGGCGGGGCTGTGAATCAGCAGAGGGGAGGAGGCGACCATGGGTCCGAGCTGGCCTCAAGTGCCAGTAAGAAGAAGCAGAAGGACAGAGCTAACCAGGAGTCCAGAGAGGCCAAaagagctgctgctgctgcagaaGTGGATGGAGTCCTCGCAGAAGTCAAAAAAG atatttttgtaGATTGGAAACAAAATGCTAATGAAGTGATCATCAAGTTACGATGTGGAGAAAGTGTTCAGAAGTTGGAAGATGTCAACACAACTTTCACTGATACACACTGCTATGTGCATTTCTCAG ATGGTCGTGAGTGGTCATGCCAATTGCAGGAGGAAATAGAGGCTTCTTGTAGTAGAGTACAGTACAAAGAAAAAGGTGGCCTTCTGCTGCTCATTCTGCATAAGAAGATTCCTATTCACATTTGGCCTTCACTAAAA TCcaacaaaaaagagaaagaggTGGGACCCACACAGACCAAAACTGTCTTGGTGCCGGAACCAAGGTCTGTAGCCTCAGAGTCATCAGAGTGTCTGAAGTTGCCCTCCCTGCTGGCACAGCATCAATCTCAGGATACCCCTTCCCCCTCATGCACTGCATCAAGATACAGCGGGAGCAAAGCTGAGCGTGGTGTCAAGcgccatttaaaaaacaaacaaccatcgGACAAGAAATCAACAGACTCTGTGGTAGACACATTTGGAGCGCGGAGTGCACCAGCCACTTCTTGTATGCCACTTCCTGCTAAGAACGGCAAACTCCAGCCCCAAGAGTCCAGTGCAAAATGTACCATTGGCAATATTTCCAGGAACACCAAGGAGGCTAAGTCTCTTAGTAAGGGTCACATGGACTCAGCCCAGATTGAAACGTCAAATGTACACCTGCTTGCCACCGAACTCCGTCAAACACCACGAACAAATGGAGACAGGAATATCGACCAATTAGTTTGTGAACAGGAGAGCACTGTTTCAAACATGATTGAG GAGGCAGGTGAGCAATATAAGACATCAGACACACAGGAGAAATCATCTGAACCTGCTGATAGTGAACAACAACTTGAGGTTCCTGTAAGCACAAGTGGCTCCCTGAAAACTctggacttaaaaaaatgtgttgactCAGGCTCTCTAGAAAGGAGTAGTGACAACACTAAAACCGAGGCAGAGAAAAAGGCTCCTTTTCACGAATCGATGCAAGATACGCAAACTGACCAGCAGGTTGTTTCTAGAGGCGCTGTCTCAGTGGTCTCAAGAGATCTCTCTGCCCAACAAGAGCAATCACCCTCTCTGACTCATATTCAAGGCAGCTGTGAAGGAGAAGAAAAGTGTGACCAATCCAAAGAGGAGCCACCCCCAAGCAAAATACAGGAAG CCCCAGAGCCGATGGTAAACGTACAGTCTGTGAAGAATGACTCGTACGAGAAAGGCACAGACTTGATGGTGGTGAATGTCTACATGAAGGGCATCTGTAGGAACACATCAAGGGTCATTTTCAGGGAGCAGGATTTTACTCTCATCTTCCAGACAAG tgacGCTCACGTTCTTCGGCTTCACCCAGACTGTGGACCAAACACAGTTTTCAAGTGGCAGGTCAGACTCAG GAATCTGATACAGCCTGACCAGTGCTCATACTCCTTCACTGTATCACGAGTCGATATTAACCTAAAGAAGAGACACAGCCAACGTTGGGAGGGTCTAGAGGCCCCCGCCACACAAG TGGGTGGTGCCAAGGTGGCTGTGCCCTCGAGTCCTGCCTGCACAGAGAAGAGCCAACCAGGCAGCAGCCAGCACAGTTTGCCCACCAAGGAAGAGCCCCCAAGGGTCGGTGAAGAGAAGCCAAAGGCTCCTAAAGCTCCATCCAGAGTAGACGATAGTGGTTTGGAAACCATGACTCCTCGTACAGTCTCGGACCATGTCGCCATTACCAAGTCAGAACCCACTGTCATGACT CCCAAGCCAACCTGCATGGTGCAACCCATGACGCATCAACTCTCTGTTAGCAATGAGCACCatgaggacgaggaggagaagaaggtcTGCCTCCCTGGTTTCACAGGATTGGTCAACCTCGGAAACACCTGCTTTATGAACAGTGTCATCCAATCCCTTTCCAACACCAGAGAACTCAGGGATTACTTTCATG ACCGAGGATTTGAATCAGAAATCAACTGCAACAATCCGCTAGGAACAGGAGGCCGGCTAGCTATAGGCTTTGCAGTCTTGCTCAGGGCCCTTTGGAAAGGAACGCACCATGCCTTTCAGCCCTCAAAGCTAAAG GCAATTGTGGCCAGTAAAGCCAATCAGTTTACAGGCTATGCCCAGCATGATGCCCAAGAATTTATGGCGTTTTTACTTGATGGCCTCCATGAGGACTTGAATCGCATTCAGAATAAGCCGTACACGGAGACGGTAGACTCCGATGGCCGCTTAGATGAG GTGGTTGCAGAGGAGGCATGGCAGAGGCACAAGATGAGAAATGACTCATTCATAGTGGACCTCTTCCAAGGCCAGTTCAAATCCAAGCTTGTCTGTCCTACATGCTCCAAG GTCTCTATAACATTTGACCCTTTCCTTTATTTACCTGTCCCATtgccacaaaaacaaaaggTGCTTTCAGTTTTTTACTTTGCCAAGGAACCGCATAGAAAACCCATTAAG TTTTTGGTGAGTGTAAGCAAGGAGAACTCCAGCACTGCAGAGGTCCTTGACTCCATCAGCAAGAGTGTTCGGGTCAAACCTGAAAACCTCAGACTTGCTGAG GTGGGGAAAAACTGCTTCCAGCGAATGTTTTTGCCCTCCCATTCCCTGGACACTGTGTCTTCCTCAGACATGTTGTTTTGCTTTGAGGTTCTTTCCAAAGATCTAGCAAAGGAGCGAGTGGTGTTGCTTCGAGTTCAGCAG AGACTGCAAGTTCCAAATGTCCCCATTTCAAAGTGTGCCTCCTGCCTTAAGCCTCCGGTCTCTGATGAAGACAAGCTGAAGCGCTGTACTCGCTGTTATAGTGTTGGCTATTGCAATCA AGGGTGTCAAAAGACCCATTGGCCCAATCACAAGGGGCATTGTCGACCCAACACTGAAAATGTGGGTCTGCCCTTCATAGTTAGTGTATCCGAGTCCCGTTTGTCCTACAGCCGCCTCACTCAGCTCCTACATGGCTactccag ATTTTCAGTCAATGTGTTCCAGCCCCCTTTCCAGTCAGGTCGGACATCCCCCGAAATATCTCCAGTACTTGCAATGCAACCAGCAGCTTCTCCATGTGGACCAAGCTCAGGAGATGAAGCCATGGGTGGAAGCAGTATTGTAGAACAAAATGAATGTGGATCTGAAAAAGGCACTCCAATGCTTGACTCACGGAAACTACAGACCTGGACTCCAGTCCTTGACTCCGGTGACACAGTGTCCCTTACTACGTCCCAGACATCTCTTTCTACCACACAAATGTCAGACTCTGGGTTTTCAGAGTCCATCTCATCTACTTCCTCTGGCTCTCTTGACACCCATGTTGAAAAAGAAACCTCCTGTGAGAAGGCAGTACGACCAGAAG CTGCAGTAGCAGGCTACCAGCAACCTAATGATGCAACTTCAGGGCATGCGGGTCAGTTCTACATTATTCTGCAGGATTCTAACAAGGAACAAAGACTGGATGAGAAAG AGGACTTGCTGGTTGACCTCCCTGATGATGCGACCGTGGAGCTTGTGTGGAAAAACAATGAGCGTTTGAAGGAGTACGTCCTGGTGAGCTCCAAAGAACTAGAATATGAGGAGGATCCTAGTTCTTTGAGTGAGACAGCCAGGGCAGGGCATTTCACTCTGGAGCAGTGTCTCAACCTATTCACCAAGCCAGAGGTGCTGGCACCAGAAGAAGCATG GTACTGTCCAAAGTGCCAGCAGCACCGTGAGGCCTCCAAACAGCTATTACTATGGCGGCTTCCTAACATTTTGATCATACAACTCAAGCGCTTCAGCTTTAGGAGTTTTATCTGGAGAGACAAGATTAACGACATGGTTGACTTCCCTGTCAG GAATCTCGATCTAAGTAAGTTCTGTATTGGCCAGAAGGATGAGATGCAACACCCGCCTATCTACGACTTGTATGCAGTCATCAACCACTATGGGGGAATGATCGGTGGCCACTATACTGCCTACGCTCGTCTTCCAAGTGACAAAAATAGCCAACGCAGTGATGTTG GTTGGCGTCTATTTGATGATAGCACTGTAACAATGGTGGAAGAGAGCCAGGTGGTAACGCGTTATGCTTATGTCCTTTTCTACCGACGTCGGAATTCACCTGTGGAGAGGCTGCCACGTTTCCTCAGGCCCGTTGGGGCAGACTCTCCACCTGCAATGGGAGCTACCACCAGTCAG GCAACAAGTCAGTCACTATTTGTGGCTGACCTGGACTCTGAAGTTCCACCTACATTGACCTCGGACGTGCCTGGTGGTGTCTTTGCGCATTCTGGGGACTGCGCAACAGCATCCTACAGCAACATGGAGGATGTGGACTAA
- the usp19 gene encoding ubiquitin carboxyl-terminal hydrolase 19 isoform X2, with translation MSSSSGNGAAGRRGGAVNQQRGGGDHGSELASSASKKKQKDRANQESREAKRAAAAAEVDGVLAEVKKDIFVDWKQNANEVIIKLRCGESVQKLEDVNTTFTDTHCYVHFSDGREWSCQLQEEIEASCSRVQYKEKGGLLLLILHKKIPIHIWPSLKSNKKEKEVGPTQTKTVLVPEPRSVASESSECLKLPSLLAQHQSQDTPSPSCTASRYSGSKAERGVKRHLKNKQPSDKKSTDSVVDTFGARSAPATSCMPLPAKNGKLQPQESSAKCTIGNISRNTKEAKSLSKGHMDSAQIETSNVHLLATELRQTPRTNGDRNIDQLVCEQESTVSNMIEEAGEQYKTSDTQEKSSEPADSEQQLEVPVSTSGSLKTLDLKKCVDSGSLERSSDNTKTEAEKKAPFHESMQDTQTDQQVVSRGAVSVVSRDLSAQQEQSPSLTHIQGSCEGEEKCDQSKEEPPPSKIQEAPEPMVNVQSVKNDSYEKGTDLMVVNVYMKGICRNTSRVIFREQDFTLIFQTSDAHVLRLHPDCGPNTVFKWQVRLRNLIQPDQCSYSFTVSRVDINLKKRHSQRWEGLEAPATQVGGAKVAVPSSPACTEKSQPGSSQHSLPTKEEPPRVGEEKPKAPKAPSRVDDSGLETMTPRTVSDHVAITKSEPTVMTPKPTCMVQPMTHQLSVSNEHHEDEEEKKVCLPGFTGLVNLGNTCFMNSVIQSLSNTRELRDYFHDRGFESEINCNNPLGTGGRLAIGFAVLLRALWKGTHHAFQPSKLKAIVASKANQFTGYAQHDAQEFMAFLLDGLHEDLNRIQNKPYTETVDSDGRLDEVVAEEAWQRHKMRNDSFIVDLFQGQFKSKLVCPTCSKVSITFDPFLYLPVPLPQKQKVLSVFYFAKEPHRKPIKFLVSVSKENSSTAEVLDSISKSVRVKPENLRLAEVGKNCFQRMFLPSHSLDTVSSSDMLFCFEVLSKDLAKERVVLLRVQQRLQVPNVPISKCASCLKPPVSDEDKLKRCTRCYSVGYCNQGCQKTHWPNHKGHCRPNTENVGLPFIVSVSESRLSYSRLTQLLHGYSRFSVNVFQPPFQSGRTSPEISPVLAMQPAASPCGPSSGDEAMGGSSIVEQNECGSEKGTPMLDSRKLQTWTPVLDSGDTVSLTTSQTSLSTTQMSDSGFSESISSTSSGSLDTHVEKETSCEKAVRPEAAVAGYQQPNDATSGHAGQFYIILQDSNKEQRLDEKEDLLVDLPDDATVELVWKNNERLKEYVLVSSKELEYEEDPSSLSETARAGHFTLEQCLNLFTKPEVLAPEEAWYCPKCQQHREASKQLLLWRLPNILIIQLKRFSFRSFIWRDKINDMVDFPVRNLDLSKFCIGQKDEMQHPPIYDLYAVINHYGGMIGGHYTAYARLPSDKNSQRSDVGWRLFDDSTVTMVEESQVVTRYAYVLFYRRRNSPVERLPRFLRPVGADSPPAMGATTSQASQIWRELEEEEDGRDGSPREAFFSGLRRQQAQRGRDEKDKDRAERHRQRTERTSDCHDEDRARYFVLGTLAAVFALLVNFVYPLLSKFNWA, from the exons ATGTCCAGCAGCAGTGGTAATGGGGCCGCAGGCCGACGCGGCGGGGCTGTGAATCAGCAGAGGGGAGGAGGCGACCATGGGTCCGAGCTGGCCTCAAGTGCCAGTAAGAAGAAGCAGAAGGACAGAGCTAACCAGGAGTCCAGAGAGGCCAAaagagctgctgctgctgcagaaGTGGATGGAGTCCTCGCAGAAGTCAAAAAAG atatttttgtaGATTGGAAACAAAATGCTAATGAAGTGATCATCAAGTTACGATGTGGAGAAAGTGTTCAGAAGTTGGAAGATGTCAACACAACTTTCACTGATACACACTGCTATGTGCATTTCTCAG ATGGTCGTGAGTGGTCATGCCAATTGCAGGAGGAAATAGAGGCTTCTTGTAGTAGAGTACAGTACAAAGAAAAAGGTGGCCTTCTGCTGCTCATTCTGCATAAGAAGATTCCTATTCACATTTGGCCTTCACTAAAA TCcaacaaaaaagagaaagaggTGGGACCCACACAGACCAAAACTGTCTTGGTGCCGGAACCAAGGTCTGTAGCCTCAGAGTCATCAGAGTGTCTGAAGTTGCCCTCCCTGCTGGCACAGCATCAATCTCAGGATACCCCTTCCCCCTCATGCACTGCATCAAGATACAGCGGGAGCAAAGCTGAGCGTGGTGTCAAGcgccatttaaaaaacaaacaaccatcgGACAAGAAATCAACAGACTCTGTGGTAGACACATTTGGAGCGCGGAGTGCACCAGCCACTTCTTGTATGCCACTTCCTGCTAAGAACGGCAAACTCCAGCCCCAAGAGTCCAGTGCAAAATGTACCATTGGCAATATTTCCAGGAACACCAAGGAGGCTAAGTCTCTTAGTAAGGGTCACATGGACTCAGCCCAGATTGAAACGTCAAATGTACACCTGCTTGCCACCGAACTCCGTCAAACACCACGAACAAATGGAGACAGGAATATCGACCAATTAGTTTGTGAACAGGAGAGCACTGTTTCAAACATGATTGAG GAGGCAGGTGAGCAATATAAGACATCAGACACACAGGAGAAATCATCTGAACCTGCTGATAGTGAACAACAACTTGAGGTTCCTGTAAGCACAAGTGGCTCCCTGAAAACTctggacttaaaaaaatgtgttgactCAGGCTCTCTAGAAAGGAGTAGTGACAACACTAAAACCGAGGCAGAGAAAAAGGCTCCTTTTCACGAATCGATGCAAGATACGCAAACTGACCAGCAGGTTGTTTCTAGAGGCGCTGTCTCAGTGGTCTCAAGAGATCTCTCTGCCCAACAAGAGCAATCACCCTCTCTGACTCATATTCAAGGCAGCTGTGAAGGAGAAGAAAAGTGTGACCAATCCAAAGAGGAGCCACCCCCAAGCAAAATACAGGAAG CCCCAGAGCCGATGGTAAACGTACAGTCTGTGAAGAATGACTCGTACGAGAAAGGCACAGACTTGATGGTGGTGAATGTCTACATGAAGGGCATCTGTAGGAACACATCAAGGGTCATTTTCAGGGAGCAGGATTTTACTCTCATCTTCCAGACAAG tgacGCTCACGTTCTTCGGCTTCACCCAGACTGTGGACCAAACACAGTTTTCAAGTGGCAGGTCAGACTCAG GAATCTGATACAGCCTGACCAGTGCTCATACTCCTTCACTGTATCACGAGTCGATATTAACCTAAAGAAGAGACACAGCCAACGTTGGGAGGGTCTAGAGGCCCCCGCCACACAAG TGGGTGGTGCCAAGGTGGCTGTGCCCTCGAGTCCTGCCTGCACAGAGAAGAGCCAACCAGGCAGCAGCCAGCACAGTTTGCCCACCAAGGAAGAGCCCCCAAGGGTCGGTGAAGAGAAGCCAAAGGCTCCTAAAGCTCCATCCAGAGTAGACGATAGTGGTTTGGAAACCATGACTCCTCGTACAGTCTCGGACCATGTCGCCATTACCAAGTCAGAACCCACTGTCATGACT CCCAAGCCAACCTGCATGGTGCAACCCATGACGCATCAACTCTCTGTTAGCAATGAGCACCatgaggacgaggaggagaagaaggtcTGCCTCCCTGGTTTCACAGGATTGGTCAACCTCGGAAACACCTGCTTTATGAACAGTGTCATCCAATCCCTTTCCAACACCAGAGAACTCAGGGATTACTTTCATG ACCGAGGATTTGAATCAGAAATCAACTGCAACAATCCGCTAGGAACAGGAGGCCGGCTAGCTATAGGCTTTGCAGTCTTGCTCAGGGCCCTTTGGAAAGGAACGCACCATGCCTTTCAGCCCTCAAAGCTAAAG GCAATTGTGGCCAGTAAAGCCAATCAGTTTACAGGCTATGCCCAGCATGATGCCCAAGAATTTATGGCGTTTTTACTTGATGGCCTCCATGAGGACTTGAATCGCATTCAGAATAAGCCGTACACGGAGACGGTAGACTCCGATGGCCGCTTAGATGAG GTGGTTGCAGAGGAGGCATGGCAGAGGCACAAGATGAGAAATGACTCATTCATAGTGGACCTCTTCCAAGGCCAGTTCAAATCCAAGCTTGTCTGTCCTACATGCTCCAAG GTCTCTATAACATTTGACCCTTTCCTTTATTTACCTGTCCCATtgccacaaaaacaaaaggTGCTTTCAGTTTTTTACTTTGCCAAGGAACCGCATAGAAAACCCATTAAG TTTTTGGTGAGTGTAAGCAAGGAGAACTCCAGCACTGCAGAGGTCCTTGACTCCATCAGCAAGAGTGTTCGGGTCAAACCTGAAAACCTCAGACTTGCTGAG GTGGGGAAAAACTGCTTCCAGCGAATGTTTTTGCCCTCCCATTCCCTGGACACTGTGTCTTCCTCAGACATGTTGTTTTGCTTTGAGGTTCTTTCCAAAGATCTAGCAAAGGAGCGAGTGGTGTTGCTTCGAGTTCAGCAG AGACTGCAAGTTCCAAATGTCCCCATTTCAAAGTGTGCCTCCTGCCTTAAGCCTCCGGTCTCTGATGAAGACAAGCTGAAGCGCTGTACTCGCTGTTATAGTGTTGGCTATTGCAATCA AGGGTGTCAAAAGACCCATTGGCCCAATCACAAGGGGCATTGTCGACCCAACACTGAAAATGTGGGTCTGCCCTTCATAGTTAGTGTATCCGAGTCCCGTTTGTCCTACAGCCGCCTCACTCAGCTCCTACATGGCTactccag ATTTTCAGTCAATGTGTTCCAGCCCCCTTTCCAGTCAGGTCGGACATCCCCCGAAATATCTCCAGTACTTGCAATGCAACCAGCAGCTTCTCCATGTGGACCAAGCTCAGGAGATGAAGCCATGGGTGGAAGCAGTATTGTAGAACAAAATGAATGTGGATCTGAAAAAGGCACTCCAATGCTTGACTCACGGAAACTACAGACCTGGACTCCAGTCCTTGACTCCGGTGACACAGTGTCCCTTACTACGTCCCAGACATCTCTTTCTACCACACAAATGTCAGACTCTGGGTTTTCAGAGTCCATCTCATCTACTTCCTCTGGCTCTCTTGACACCCATGTTGAAAAAGAAACCTCCTGTGAGAAGGCAGTACGACCAGAAG CTGCAGTAGCAGGCTACCAGCAACCTAATGATGCAACTTCAGGGCATGCGGGTCAGTTCTACATTATTCTGCAGGATTCTAACAAGGAACAAAGACTGGATGAGAAAG AGGACTTGCTGGTTGACCTCCCTGATGATGCGACCGTGGAGCTTGTGTGGAAAAACAATGAGCGTTTGAAGGAGTACGTCCTGGTGAGCTCCAAAGAACTAGAATATGAGGAGGATCCTAGTTCTTTGAGTGAGACAGCCAGGGCAGGGCATTTCACTCTGGAGCAGTGTCTCAACCTATTCACCAAGCCAGAGGTGCTGGCACCAGAAGAAGCATG GTACTGTCCAAAGTGCCAGCAGCACCGTGAGGCCTCCAAACAGCTATTACTATGGCGGCTTCCTAACATTTTGATCATACAACTCAAGCGCTTCAGCTTTAGGAGTTTTATCTGGAGAGACAAGATTAACGACATGGTTGACTTCCCTGTCAG GAATCTCGATCTAAGTAAGTTCTGTATTGGCCAGAAGGATGAGATGCAACACCCGCCTATCTACGACTTGTATGCAGTCATCAACCACTATGGGGGAATGATCGGTGGCCACTATACTGCCTACGCTCGTCTTCCAAGTGACAAAAATAGCCAACGCAGTGATGTTG GTTGGCGTCTATTTGATGATAGCACTGTAACAATGGTGGAAGAGAGCCAGGTGGTAACGCGTTATGCTTATGTCCTTTTCTACCGACGTCGGAATTCACCTGTGGAGAGGCTGCCACGTTTCCTCAGGCCCGTTGGGGCAGACTCTCCACCTGCAATGGGAGCTACCACCAGTCAG GCCTCTCAAATATGGCGGGAactggaagaagaggaggacggTCGCGATGGAAGCCCCCGGGAAGCTTTCTTCTCGGGCCTGCGACGACAACAAGCCCAGAGAGGAAGAGATGAGAAAGATAAGGACAGAGCAGAAAGGCATCGTCAACGCACGGAAAGAACATCAGATTGTCATGACGAAGATCGTGCACGATACTTTGTTCTAGGAACCCTCGCGGCCGTCTTTGCACTTCTGGTCAATTTCGTCTACCCTCTTCTTTCCAAATTCAACTGGGCTTAG